The DNA segment GCTGTGCCGGGCTGGTCCAGTTCTTGGACAGCTTCCCAGCAGCGAGATGCAATTACGCAAAGGCTCGCGGCCTTCGCGCCATATCTGGACGAACTGCATACGCTTGTCAACGTGACCTTACCGCAAACCTTCCAGTAGGGCCGAGCAGATCGAGCGGTAGGCATCCCGGCGAACTGGATATCGATTTCGGGAAATTGCACGGTTCGGTGGCTGCCCCAGATTGTTATCTTGCGGCTATTGAGCAAGGGCACTGAAAGAGCTATGAGTAACCCGCTGCAGGACAAGGTAGACCAATTCATCGTGGATGAGGGTCTCAACCATCAGTATGTGAACGGTGACCAGAACACCCTTGTACAGACAGCCGGTGGCCCGGTGCCGTCAATAGCCAAGCAGGCGAAAGACAATGATGCGGCTATCAACGCGGCTGGCTTACTCGGTCAGGTAAACGCGAGTAAGGACGCAGCGCAGTCTGCAATGACAGGTGCTCAGTTTGCTATGACCGGTGCTCAGGCGGCACGCGATGGCGCGCTGATCCAGGCTGGCGTCTATGTGGATGAGCCGACGGGGCGGGCTGCCGTTGCTGATGGGCAGGCTTTCAAAGTGCAAGGTTCGGGCGTTATCGCGGCTTTTGAATATAGACGCGTAAATAGTGCGTCCGCAACGCTGATAGCGATCTACCCATCGTCGGCTGCTGTATCTGCTTTGCAGTCAATCCTTCCGTCTCTCGCACCGTCTGGATATGCGTGGGCACTTACTGATGCGTTCTTTAGTGCCGCTATCGGCGTAAAAACGGACGGCACATTTACCGCAGTAGTCACGGACATCGCGAACCTCGTGGCCACGGTGAGCCGCATCGGAAACCTCACAACGGCATCCTCACCGCCGGCCGGCTACTCTTATGCCTGGATGGATTCCCTTGGGCAAATGGCAGCAGGCATTACAACATCTGGTTCGTTCATTATCTCGAATCTAACGGCGCTGCTTACCTCCATCAATCAACTGAATATCGGATCGTCGTCCGTAATATCTGAGCAGAGCACGCCAACTTCCGGAGTGTTCTCGATTAAGGACGGCTTTGGGAGTACGGCTGCGCGGGTTAACGCCGACGGTAGCGTTGAGGTGGACACGCTAACCGTGCGAGCCCTAAAGGTCACGAGCGTGAGTGCGCAAAGCCTTGCGGTTGCGGCATCTACCGTTTCAGCGCTCATGCCAGACATGCCGCACGTCATCAGCTATGGTCAGTCCCTCGGCGAAGGTGTGAATGCGTTGCCACCCTTGTCGACGGTGCAGAAGTACAACGCAGTCAGTTTCAATGGGGGAGTTCGCGCACAAGATGGCGGCACCGATCCGGCAGTAACGCACGCAAGCCTCATCCCGATGGTTGAAACGCAGTTCGATACCGGGAATGGTGTTGCAGGCGAGACACCATTGTCTGGCATGACGGAGTTCATTCACGAGCGTCTAGTTGCCGAGAATCCCGGCTTCAATGCCTCGGCGATGTCATTGCTCGGCTCTGCTCCTGGGCAGGGAAGCCAATCGATTGCAAATCTGTCGAAAGGTGGCTCTTATTATCAGCGGCTGCTCAATGACGTATCTTATGGCGTCAGCCTTGCCAATGCAGCGAGCAAGTTGTATCAAACGACGGCAATAACCTGGACGCAGGGCGAGGCGGATCAGAGTCTCGGCACGTCAGCCAGCGCCTATATCACCGCGCTAAACACTCTGCTTGCTAATGTGAATTCGGATGCCGCAGCCGCCAGCGGACAATCCCAAGCCGTTCGCATGATCATGTATCAGATGGGCTCATATAAGGCGCTTGGCGGCACCTACCCAACAATCGCATTTGCGCAGCGAGATGCGTGCCGGCAAAACGCCAATATGTTCCTGGCTTGCCCGATGTACCAGTTCGATAACTCGGATGCTGGCGTGCACCTGACAAACGTGTCGTCAAGGTGGCTGGGTGCCTACTACGGTCTCGTCTATAAGCGGGTCGTAATCGATGGCCTCGTCTGGAAACCGACCATGGCGACATCGTGGGTCAGGCAGGGAAAGGTTGCTCTAATCAAGTTCAACGTTCCAGGTGGGGGCCTTGTATTCGATACCTCATATGTGACTGACCCGGGGAACTACGGGTTCTCGCTAGTGGATTCTTCTGGCAATCCGCTGACGATCAGCGGCGTGTCTCTCTTGCAGAACGATACGGTAAAGATCGTTGCGGCCACCGCGATCCCGGCTGGCGCGAAGTGGCGTTATGGCTGGGGCAATGGGACAGCGAACTACGGCAGGACAGCAGGTCCTCGTGGCTGCTTGCGGGACAGCATGGGCGACACCATCGTCTATGCAGGCGCGGGGAATCAGCCCATGCACAACTGGGCCATCGTTGACGAACAAATTCTCAATTGAGGTGAAGTATGGGTGTTAGCCTACAAATCAATGACGCGCTGTTTAAGTATGCGGTCGCGCAGCAACTCCCGAAGACGGCCAACATTGTCGGCCTATTCAAGCTCGGCGGCGGCGCAGGTGCGGTGCAGAACAACCTTGTTCCTGGAGCGGCGGCAACGTCGCTAGTCGGGTCGCCGACGATCAACGCCAACTCCATGTCGGGGACGTACCTTAACGGCCTGAACACTGGCGTGGCGATGCCTGCAACCTTGACGCTGGCTGCCCTGATGAAGGCACCGGCAGCAGCAAGTGCAGTCGCCATGGGCAACTATGACGGTGCTGCGCCTAAAGGCGCGTGCTTCTATTTCAATGGCAACCTGAATGGACTCTGTGCCGGCAGTGCAGGGAGCGCGGCGGCCAATGCTGGATCTTTGGCCGGCTTGACCGCTGGGAGCTATTACTTGATGTACGTGACTTACGACGGCGGCACGTTGGAGGTTGGGTATGTCAACAACGGATCATTCACCTCCGCCTCTGCTGCGGGAGTGGTTACCGGGATGCCGTCCAGAAACGTGAGGCTGCTCGCCGACTACGATGCAACGGCCACATTCCCGAATACCATCGAGATGGCACATGCAGGCGTATGGAATGCCGCGCTTTCGCATTCCGATCTTCTGCTCTACTACAACTATCTCAAGAGCCAGCTTGGGTCAGTGCTAACGATCGGATAAGCGCCGCATGATACAGAGGGAATCTGCGCCGCTTGTGAAGGGCGCCTTGGCCTTCGCGCGGCTTTGTATGGTTACGCATTGGCAGTGACTGGGTCAGTCTCTGCTGTGGAGCGCTGCGCGGGGAATAGATGATCACGAAGGCGCAGACTTGGCCGTTCAATGGCCTTGGTGATGATGACTGCCAGGATGATCGCGCCGCCGTATTTCATGGAAAGCTCGACGACTGGCGGGATAGTGCCAAGGCCGGATTTCAGCCACATCCTTTCGAGGGCTCTGAACATGACGAACTGAAAGACATACGTGGCATATGAGTAAGTGCCGATCCAAGCCACAAAACTCGCGAGTCTATTCCGCGAGGTGACCGTGCGACCGTCGAGAATCAGGAGCAGGAAGGCTGCCGCCCCGATGTACGCAATCGAGTATCCATACAGTCGCAATTAGTACCTTTTCAGAATGGGCGAAAACCAAGAAGGAGACGCTAGCTGCCGCAACGGCCGCCCAAAGCCACTTGTACTTGAGGAGAGATGAGAACATCTCCGGCAAGAAGAACTTCGCGTACGCCAGCAGCACGCCGCAGGCTAGGGAGTCAATTCGGAACTGCGTCTGAACCTGGAGTGTGTGCGGATCAACGCCAAGTATGCTGCCAGAGACCCGCGCCACCAAGGCGACAACCATTATCCCGGCGAGAACCTTGGGAACACGCCTAATCTGGGCGACTCCCAGCGAGAACGCTGATGCGAGTAGGGCGAAGAGCAGATAGAAATGCTCCTCGACTGCGAGGCTCCATAGATGACTGAGAGGCGTGAGCCAGTAGTTTTGCAAATGGAGAATCGTCTGAGGGACAATCTCCATGGGCTTATATCGGCCAGTCACTACGAGCAGCGCAATATACAAATAGAGGACGGGCCATATCTTGAAGGCTCTACGGATCAGGAATCGTCCTGCGGCAAATCCACCAGTCCGCTTTATTTCGCTGAAGATCAGGCCGCCGACGAGGAACCCGCTTAGCACGAAGAACAGATCAACGCCGGCCCACCCTATTGTCCTGCCAGGCGCCTGCATCCAATCTAGTACAGCGTAGCCAGTATGGACGTTGAAATGCCAACCAACCGCAAGAAGAATCGCAACCCCACGCGCAAAGTCGAGTTCAATCAGGCGCGGCTGACCGAGTGTGTTTTTCATCTTCAGCAGATTGAGATCAAGTAGGCCCGCGGCGCGGTCCAATCTGGCAGCGAGTATACGGTGGCTGCGTATTCTGGGATCCCCCAGTTCGGGGGGGTACGCATCTCCACCGGAGCCGGTTTTCGGCAAATAGCCGCACCAGGGTGGCTTTTTTATCTTAGGGCGTCCATGTACGCACCAGTCTTGATTTCAGGGGCCAGGGCCTGAATGCAAGAATCCAGACGCAGACCAGAGGCCCAAAAATAGGGATCAGGGCTAGATACTCGTAGCCCGACTCGAAGCGGGCCATCCGGAAAACCTTCCGGAATGGGAAGAACCAGAGCGCCTCGAAGACGAGGAAACCCAGCAGGTAAATGCTCATAGCGGCCTCATGGTGCAGTGCACACGTTGGAAGCAGTGTACGGCCGGTCTGCATTCTTTGATCCCCCAATATTGGGGGAGCGTTTGAGTCTGAACTCGAATTGCTCCCCACCCCCTAGCATTTCCTCCATCCAAAGCCGGTTACCGAGTTGCCCGAATAGGCAGAAACCGAAGTGCAACCACACCCCGGCCAGAGCGGGCATTTTCTTTTCCGGGGTCACAAATGCCCGAACCAATCAGCGCCGGCCCCCCCCCCGCGCCTGCACTGCGCCCGGCCGCCTGATCTTGCCGCTTACTCTGCCGCTTTGGCTCTTGGCGCACGCGGCGCAGCCTCCGCATTCATCCGATCGGCAGGGTAAGGCTGCATGAAGCTCCTAGCCCGCTCCGGATCCCGGCAGGTCAGCCAGTCGTCCCATTCCGCCCGAGGTACGATGACGATCATTCGCTTTTCCTTGCCTGGCGCATGGAAGCGGCTCATCAGCGGATGCTTGTCCGAGTTGATCGTTAGCATGGTGAAACTGAATACCTCGGTGCCGGCGTCGCCCGGCCACGCCCGCCAAAGGCCAGCGATGGCGAAATCCGGCTCGTCCTTCAGCCAGATCCGCCAGCGGACTGACTTGGGCCCGCTCTCGTAGTTGGGTTCATAGAACGCGCTGGCCGGTACCAAGCAGAGTTGCCCCTTCTTCCATGAACCGGAGAACGAGCGCTTCTCGCCAACCGTCTCCGATCGTGCATTGGTGGTATCGAACTTGGCCACACCGGGTGGGATTCTGGCCTTCGGCACCATGCCAAAGGTTCCGACCAGCGCTTGGCGCGCGCCGTCGCCGGCGGCCACGATGATTGGCGCTGCGTAATCCGGCCAGGTCTCTGGCGGATAGTCCAGGGCGGGCGGCTCGACGCCG comes from the Cupriavidus basilensis genome and includes:
- a CDS encoding sialate O-acetylesterase, which translates into the protein MSNPLQDKVDQFIVDEGLNHQYVNGDQNTLVQTAGGPVPSIAKQAKDNDAAINAAGLLGQVNASKDAAQSAMTGAQFAMTGAQAARDGALIQAGVYVDEPTGRAAVADGQAFKVQGSGVIAAFEYRRVNSASATLIAIYPSSAAVSALQSILPSLAPSGYAWALTDAFFSAAIGVKTDGTFTAVVTDIANLVATVSRIGNLTTASSPPAGYSYAWMDSLGQMAAGITTSGSFIISNLTALLTSINQLNIGSSSVISEQSTPTSGVFSIKDGFGSTAARVNADGSVEVDTLTVRALKVTSVSAQSLAVAASTVSALMPDMPHVISYGQSLGEGVNALPPLSTVQKYNAVSFNGGVRAQDGGTDPAVTHASLIPMVETQFDTGNGVAGETPLSGMTEFIHERLVAENPGFNASAMSLLGSAPGQGSQSIANLSKGGSYYQRLLNDVSYGVSLANAASKLYQTTAITWTQGEADQSLGTSASAYITALNTLLANVNSDAAAASGQSQAVRMIMYQMGSYKALGGTYPTIAFAQRDACRQNANMFLACPMYQFDNSDAGVHLTNVSSRWLGAYYGLVYKRVVIDGLVWKPTMATSWVRQGKVALIKFNVPGGGLVFDTSYVTDPGNYGFSLVDSSGNPLTISGVSLLQNDTVKIVAATAIPAGAKWRYGWGNGTANYGRTAGPRGCLRDSMGDTIVYAGAGNQPMHNWAIVDEQILN
- a CDS encoding acyltransferase family protein, which gives rise to MKNTLGQPRLIELDFARGVAILLAVGWHFNVHTGYAVLDWMQAPGRTIGWAGVDLFFVLSGFLVGGLIFSEIKRTGGFAAGRFLIRRAFKIWPVLYLYIALLVVTGRYKPMEIVPQTILHLQNYWLTPLSHLWSLAVEEHFYLLFALLASAFSLGVAQIRRVPKVLAGIMVVALVARVSGSILGVDPHTLQVQTQFRIDSLACGVLLAYAKFFLPEMFSSLLKYKWLWAAVAAASVSFLVFAHSEKVLIATVWILDCVHRGGSLPAPDSRRSHGHLAE
- a CDS encoding SOS response-associated peptidase, encoding MCNNYAPVQRQLLRDVYGVEPPALDYPPETWPDYAAPIIVAAGDGARQALVGTFGMVPKARIPPGVAKFDTTNARSETVGEKRSFSGSWKKGQLCLVPASAFYEPNYESGPKSVRWRIWLKDEPDFAIAGLWRAWPGDAGTEVFSFTMLTINSDKHPLMSRFHAPGKEKRMIVIVPRAEWDDWLTCRDPERARSFMQPYPADRMNAEAAPRAPRAKAAE